Part of the Kineococcus aurantiacus genome, CTGAACGCCGTCCTCGTCCCGCAGATCGTCAAGGCGTTCCGGCTGCCCGACGGCGGCAAGGAGTTCGTCGACCGCCTCGTCACCCTCGCGCTGCTGGTCATGGCCGCGGCCACCGTGGTCGTCACCGCCGCCGCCCCGCTCGTCGTGCGGCTGTACGCCGAGCGGTGGGACGACGACTGGCTGGCCCTGGGGACCGCGATGGCCTTCTGGTGCCTGCCGCAGGTCTTCTTCTACGGCCTCTACACGGTGCTGGGCCAGGTCCTCAACGCCCGCGGCAGCTTCGGCCCCTTCATGTGGGCGCCCGTCGTCAACAACGTCGTCGCCATCGGCGGCACCGTCGCCTTCCTGGCCCTGTACCCGCGCGGGGAGGACCTCACGGCGACGCAGTGGACGCCGGGGATGGTCGCGCTGCTGGCCGGCACCGCCACCGCGGGCGTGGCGGTGCAGGCGCTGGTCCTGCTGTGGCCGCTGCACCGCGTCGGCTTCCGGTACCGGCCCCGGTTCGGCTTCCGCGGGATGGGGCTGGGCAGCGCCGGGCGCGTCGCCGGGTGGACCTTCGCCGGGGTGGCCGTCGGGCAGCTCGCGTTCATCCCCACGTCCAAGGTCATGACCTCGGCCGGGTACGCCCTCAACGCCGCGCACGTCGACGGCGCCTCGGGCAACTCCTACAGCTACGCCTTCCTGCTGTTCATGCTCCCGCACTCGCTGGTCGCGGTCTCGCTGGTGACGGCCCTGTTCACCCGGCTGAGCCGGTCGGCCGTCGCGGGTGACGTCGCCGCGGTCCGCCGCGACTTCTCCTCCGGGGCCCGCACCGTCGCCGCCGCCGGGGCCCTGGCCACCGCCGCGTTCCTGTCCTTGGGACCGGCCGTCGGCGGCGCCATGTTCGAGGCCCACCCCATCGGGCAGGTGCTCGTCGCCATGACCGTCGGGCTGGTCCCCTTCAGCGTGACCTACCTGGTCCAGCGCGTCTTCTACGCCTACGAGGACGCCCGGACCCCCTTCGTCGTGCAGGTCGTCGTGGCCCTGGTCACCACGGCCGGCAACGTCGTGATCCACCTCGCGGTGCCCCCGCAGTGGCAGGTCGTCGCCATCGGCGCCTCGATGAGCGTGGCCAACGTCGTCGGCTGCGTCCTGGGGCTGACCCTGCTGCGGCGCCGCTTCCGGGCCCTCGACGGCGGGGGCCTCGACGGGTACCTGCTGCTGCGCACCCTCGTGCGCCTGCTGCTCATCACGGCCGTCTCGACCGCCGTCGGGTTCGCCGTCGCCCGCGGCGGGGCCCTCCTCGGCCAGGGGCGGCTGGTCGACCTCGCCGTCGTCCTCGTCGGCGGGGTCCTCGTGCTCGTCGTCTTCACCGCGCTGTGCCGGGTCATGCGGGTGCGCGAGCTGGAGGACCTCGTCGCCCCGCTACTTCGCCGGCTCCCCGGAGCCGGACGGGGCGTCGGTCGGCGCTGAGCCGGACGGGGCGCCGGACGGCGCCGAGCCGGACGCCGGCCCACCGACGAGGGCGTGCTCGGCCTCGTCGACCCGCCGCCGGCCCCGGCGGAACGCCCGCACCAGCCCCACGACGAGCAGCGCCGCCGCACCGCCGCCGACGACCCCGCTGATCCAGCCCTCCACGTCCGCGCGCACGTTCAGCCGGATCTCCACCGGCCGCCCGATGGCGCTGCCCGCGGGCGTGCGCAGCTGCGCCTCCACGACGACCGACCCGTTGGCCAGCGCCCGCACCGGCACCGCCACCCGGGCCTGGCTGCGGGCGGCGACGGTCTGCCGCGGCACCGCGTCCAGCTGCACCCGCGCCGTCCGGGGCCGCAGCACCAGGTCCACCTGGACGGGGACGTCGAGCTCGTTGACGACCGTGATGGGCAGCTCGCTGCGCTCGGCGGCGAGGTTGCGCACGCTGCCCGCGGCGATGCTCACCCCGGCCGTGAGGGCCTCCACGGCGCTCGCGAGCCGGGCGCGGGCGGTGGGCAGCTCGCCGACGTGCCCGCGCCAGGACACCCCGAGCAGCACCAGCGCGGCGTGCTGCCGGGACAGCAGGCCCGCGTCGAGCCCGGAGCCGGGCAGGGCGGTGGCGAAGTCGTCGACCGCGGCGAGGGCCCCGGCGACGCCGGCGACGTGCGCGGCGGGCAGCGCGGCGCGGGCGGTGGCGGCCGGGACCTGCGGCGCGGACCGCTCCACGCCGGGCACCGGGGTGTCCAGGAGGTCGGTGAGGGGCTGCCAGGCGGCCCAGCCGGAGGACTCGACGTCGCCGACGAGGGCGGCCAGGTCCCCGGCCGCGGGCGCGAAGCTGCGGGGGGCGACGAGGAGCTGCCCGCGCGGGTCGCTGGGGCGCTGCAGCGTCGTGGTGGCGGCCTCGGCGATGAGCCGCTGGCGGACCAGGACGACCTGGTCGGGGTCGTCGGCGTCGGCGAGCACCGAGGACAGGGTCCGGTCGGCGACGAGGACCTCGACGGAGGTGTCGAGCACGTCGACGCGGGCCCGGCCGGCGGGGGTGTAGGTGAGGTCGGCGTCGGGGGGCAGGCACTCGTCGTCGAGGACGACGGTGCTCGCGCCGCCGCCGAGGCACAGCGCGAGCAGGTCCTCGTCGGCGGCCTCGTCGGCGGGCCAGGCGACGTCGGTGCGCACGAGGGCGCCGGTGAGGCCGTCGAGGGCGCCGTCGGCGGCCCGGGTGGCGCGGTCCAGGAGGTCGGTGCCGTCGGCGCTGCGGTCCAGGGCGGCCAGGTCGGGGTCGCCGAAGGGCAGCCCCAGCACGACGCGGCCGGCGGCGGCGGCGACGAGGTCGTCGCGCCAGTCCGACAGGGTGCGGGTGCTGTCGTCGGTGGCCTGCTCGGTGGTCTGCTCGGTGGTCTGCCCGGTGGCCTGCGCGGTGGCGGGGTCGCCGGGGCCGGGGGTCTGCGCGCCGGCCGGTGCGGCGTCCGCGCCCGCGGTCAGGGCCGGGTCCAGCGCCCACGCCACGCGCGGGTCGGCGCCGCTGCCGGCGACGAGGGCCGCCAGCCGGTCCCGGACCGCCTGCGCGAGCCCGTCGGCGGACCCGTCGCGGCCCGCGACGAGGGGCAGCAGCAGGGTCAGGGGGGTCGCGGTGGCGCCCTGGGGCGCGGCGGAGACGAGGAAGGTGCGGGCCACGCCGACGCGGCCGGAGTCGTCGGAGACCTCCACAGCGGCCAGGTGCGCACCGGCCCCGCCGCCCAGGGACGCCGCGGGCAGGGTCAGCAGCACCTCGGCCCGCCCGCCGGGGTCGAGCCGGCCGGACCCGACGGCGACGTCGTCGGAGCTGGCCGAGGAGCGGGTGATGGAGGCCCGGTCCGACGCGCGCGCCCACTGGTCCAGGGCGGTGCGGGCCACGGTGGGGGAGCGCTGGGCCACCAGCCGGGCGGTGAGGCCGGCCAGGGAGGCGGTGCCGCGGTGCTCGACGCGGGCCCGGACGGTGACCACGGACCGGGCCGGGTCGGCCGCGGAGTAGGCCGTTGGGGTGACCTCGAGCAGGACGACGCGCAGCGGCAGCGCGGCCGTCGCGGCCGTCGCCGTCGCGGTGGGGCGGGCCCGGGCCTGCGCGGCACCCGGGGCGCCGAGGACCAGCCCGCCGGCGGCGAGTCCCGTCAGCAGCCCCCGACGCGTCACGGGGTGCCGGCGGGTCACGCCAGTTCGCCCAGCCGCAGCGTCGCCGCCGTGGCGGCGCGCCGTTCGTTGGGGAAGGCGAGCCGCTCGCCGAGGTCGCTGAAGGGGATCCACTCGACGTCCACGGCCTCGGCGTCGGGGTCGTTCTCGACGGTCAGGGACCCGCCGACGGCCTTGAGCAGGAAGAGGTGGACGACCTTGTGGATGCGCCGGCCGTCGGCGGAGAACCAGTAGTCGATGCTGCCGAGGGTCTCGACGACCTCGCCGCGGATGCCGGTCTCCTCCTCGATCTCGCGCACCGCGGCCTGCTCGAGGGTCTCCTCGCCCTCCAGGTGCCCCTTGGGCAGGCACCACTCGGCGCGGCCGGCGCGGTTGAGGCGGCAGATGACGGCGGCGCGGGGCACCCCGGTGGACAGGTCGACGACGAGCCCACCCGAGGAGGTCTCCTGCACGGTGGGCAACCGCCGACGCGGCTCCCGGGCAGGCTTGACCATCGGCTCACTGTAGCCAGCGCCGGTGGCGTCTCATGGCAGGCTTGTACCCCGTGCTGCACGAGGAGTCCCACCAGGCCCGTCCCGCCGACCCCGGAGCCGCCCTGGAGCGGGCGCTGGACGAGGCGCGGGCCCGGGCCGTCGCGGCCCTGGAGCCCGTGATGCCGCTGCTGGTGGACCTCGGCCGGGTCTTCGAGACCGCCGGTTTCGAGCTGTCCCTCGTGGGCGGGCCGGTGCGCGACGCGTTCCTGGGCCGCCGCTCCTCGGACCTGGACTTCACGACCGACGCCCGCCCCGACGACACCGTGGCGCTGCTGAGGGCCTGGGGCGACGCCTACTGGGAGATCGGCCGCGACTTCGGCACCATCGGCGCCCGGAAGAAGGACCTCGTCGTGGAGGTCACGACGTACCGCTCGGAGAGCTACGACGCCGCCTCCCGCAAGCCGGAGGTCTCCTACGGCGACGACCTCGTCGGGGACCTGTCCCGGCGCGACTTCACCGTCAACGCGATGGCCCTGCGGCTGCCGTCGCTGGACTTCGCCGACCCCCACGACGGGTTGAAGGACCTCGCCGCGGGGCTCCTGCGCACCCCCGGGACCGCGGAGCAGTCGTTCTCCGACGACCCGCTGCGGATGATGCGTGCGGCGCGGTTCGCGGCGCAGCTGGGGCTGCGGGTGGCGCCGGAGATCACGGAGGCGATGACGGCGATGGCCGACCGCATCGCCATCGTCTCGGCCGAGCGGGTGCGGGTGGAGCTGGAGAAGCTGCTCGTCGCGCCGGACCCGGTGGCGGGTCTGCGGATCCTCGTGGAGACGGGCCTGGCCCAGCACGTCCTGCCGGAGCTGCCCGCGCTGCAGCTGGAGATCGACGAGCACCACCGGCACAAGGACGTCTACGAGCACTCGCTGACGGTGCTGGAGCAGGCGATGGCCCTGGAGACCGACGGCCCGGACCTGCTGCTGCGGCTGGCGGCGCTGCTGCACGACATCGGCAAGCCCCGCACCCGCCGGTTCGAGGAGGGCGGCGGGGTGAGCTTCCACCACCACGAGGTCGTCGGCGCGAAGATGGTGGCGAAGCGGCTGAAGGCGCTGCGCTTCGACAACGACACGGTCAAGGCCGTCGCGCGGCTGACGGAGCTGCACCTGCGCTTCCACGGGTACGGCGACGGGGAGTGGACCGACTCGGCGGTGCGCCGGTACGTCACGGACGCGGGCCCGCTGCTGCCGCGGCTGCACCGGCTGACCCGCAGCGACTGCACGACCCGCAACGTGCGCAAGGCGCGGCGGCTGTCGGCGGCCTACGACGACCTCGAGGCGCGCATCGAGCGGCTGCGCGAGCAGGAGGAGCTCGACGCGGTCCGCCCCGACCTCGACGGCAACCAGATCATGGCGCTGCTGGGCATCGGGCCCTCGCGCGTGGTGGGCCGCGCCTACCAGCACCTGCTGGGGCTGCGGATGGACCGCGGGCCGCTGGGGGCGCAGGAGGCCGAGGCCGAGCTGCGGGCGTGGTGGGCGCAGCAGCCGGAGTCCGCGCAGGCCCCGGGGACCCCGGGCTCCCCGCAGGGCTGAGGCGTCCCAGCCCCCGGGAGTCGGCCCCCCGGGAGTCGGCCCCCCGGGAGTCAGGCCCGCGGGAGCGTCAGCACGAGGACGGCCCCGCCGGGCAGGTCCGGCGGCAGGTCCGGGTCGGCCGGGTCCACGCACCGCAGGTCCCCGCCGCCGGACCGGGCCAGCCCGCGCGAGATCGACAGGCCCAGCCCCGCGCCGCCGTCGCCCGCGCGCGCGGGGTCCAGCCGCACGAGGCGGTCGAAGACGCGCTCGCGGTCGGCCACCGCGATGCCCGGTCCGCCGTCGGCGACGACGACGCGCCCCCACCCGGCCGACCGGTCCACGGTGACGACGACGGGCCCGGCGGGTGCGGCCCGCCACGCGTTGGACAGCAGGTTCACCAGGACCCGGCGCACGTGGTCGGGGTCGGCGACGACCTCGACCGCACCGTCGGCCCCGTCGGCCGCGCCGTCGGCTGAGGGGGTCCGCACGCTCACGCCCCGCCCGAGGGGGCCGGCCTCCCCGACCGCGGCGCGGACCAGCGGGGCCAGGCCGGTGCGGACGGTCCGGGGCTGCAGCTCCTCCAGCCGCGACACCGACAGCAGGTCCGTCACGAGCTGGGCCGCCCGCCGCGCCTCCCGCACGATGCGGACCGCGGCCTCCTCGCGCCGGCGCCGGTCCGGCCCCTCGCCGGTGTCCAGCAGCAGCCGCTCGGCCGCCGCGGTGACCGCGGCCAGCGGGGTCCGCAGGTCGTGGGCGACGTCGGACAGGAAGCGCTGCATCCGGTCCCGCGAGCGCGTGGCCCGCTCCTCGGCCCCCTCCAGGGAGTCGATCATGCGGTCGAAGGCGGCCGCCGTGCGGCCCAGCTCGGTGTCCGCGCGGTCCGGGTCCAGCCGCCGGCCGCGGTCGCCGTCGGCGATCGAGCGGGCCGTGGCCGTCATGGTGTCCAGCGGCGCCAGGGCCCGGCCCAGCAGCACCCACGACGCCACGACGGCCAGGAGCAGACCCGTGAGCGCCCCGAGCAGCATCGAGCGGCGGAACTGGGCGAGGGCGTCCTCGACGGGGCGCAGCGACGTCGTCAGGACGAGGACCCGGTCGCCGGCGAGGGTCCGCCGCGTGCGCAGCAGCTCCCCGTCCTGCACCACGGCGGCCCCCGGCCCGGCCGCGGGAGCCCGCCCCGGACCGCCCGCGGGTCCGGGGGGCCCGCCCGCCGGACCGGGGGTGCCGACGACCGTGCCGTCCCCGCTCTCCAGCTCGGCCCGCGCCCCCGCGGTCGCGAGCCGGTCCACGAGCGTCTGGTCGTCGACCGTGCCGTCGAGCTGCACGCCCAGCTCGGCGAGGGAGGACAACCGCGCGCGGGCGTCGCCGCGCAGCCGCGAGCCCAGGTCGGCGTCGACGAACACCCCGACGGCGAGCAGCAGCGCCGCCAGGACCGCCGTCGCGACGGCGACCACCCGGCGGCGCAGAGAGACCGTGCGCACCGCTCAGCCGTCCCCGTCCCCGTCCCCGTCCCCGTGGCCGCCGGCGCTCGCGGTGGGGCTCGCGGTGGGGCTCGCGGTGGGGACCCGCAGCACGTAGCCGAGCCCGCGGACGGTGTGCACGAGCCGGGGCCCGTGCTCCTCCAGCTTGCGGCGCAGGGCGCTGACGTGGACCTCGACGAGGTTCTGGTCGTAGTGCTCGTACCCCCACACCTGCGTCAGCAGCTGCAGCTTGGACAGGGTCCGCCCGCGGTGGCGGACGAGCTGGGCCAGCAGCCGGAACTCCGTCGCGGTGAGGTCCAGCGCGACCCCGCCGCGCAGGGCGAGGGACGCGGACTCGTCGACGACGAGGTCGGCCACCTCCACGACCTGCGGCGTCCGGCCGGACCGGCGCAGCACGGCGCGCAGCCGCACGAGCAGCTCCTCGACGGCGAACGGCTTGACGACGTAGTCGTCGGCGCCCGCGGCGAAGCCGGACAGCCGGTCGTCGACGTCGTCGCGGGCCGTCACGAAGACGACGGGCACGTCGCGCGGCACGCAGACCCGCCGGGCCAGGGACGTGCCGTCCTCGCCGGGCAGCATGACGTCGAGGACGGCGATGTCGGGACGGAAGCGCTCGACGACCTCGTCCAGGTCGCGGCCGTCGGGGCGGGCGCGGACGACCATCC contains:
- the murJ gene encoding murein biosynthesis integral membrane protein MurJ; the encoded protein is MSATPQKTAPDESGASLARSSALMASGTLVSRVLGFVRVALLAAAVGGTAGGVGGQVFDVANKAPNNFYILVAGGVLNAVLVPQIVKAFRLPDGGKEFVDRLVTLALLVMAAATVVVTAAAPLVVRLYAERWDDDWLALGTAMAFWCLPQVFFYGLYTVLGQVLNARGSFGPFMWAPVVNNVVAIGGTVAFLALYPRGEDLTATQWTPGMVALLAGTATAGVAVQALVLLWPLHRVGFRYRPRFGFRGMGLGSAGRVAGWTFAGVAVGQLAFIPTSKVMTSAGYALNAAHVDGASGNSYSYAFLLFMLPHSLVAVSLVTALFTRLSRSAVAGDVAAVRRDFSSGARTVAAAGALATAAFLSLGPAVGGAMFEAHPIGQVLVAMTVGLVPFSVTYLVQRVFYAYEDARTPFVVQVVVALVTTAGNVVIHLAVPPQWQVVAIGASMSVANVVGCVLGLTLLRRRFRALDGGGLDGYLLLRTLVRLLLITAVSTAVGFAVARGGALLGQGRLVDLAVVLVGGVLVLVVFTALCRVMRVRELEDLVAPLLRRLPGAGRGVGRR
- a CDS encoding DUF6049 family protein translates to MDPLQRPRRAARLPQRTARRHGGDAAAGRTGVTRRHPVTRRGLLTGLAAGGLVLGAPGAAQARARPTATATAATAALPLRVVLLEVTPTAYSAADPARSVVTVRARVEHRGTASLAGLTARLVAQRSPTVARTALDQWARASDRASITRSSASSDDVAVGSGRLDPGGRAEVLLTLPAASLGGGAGAHLAAVEVSDDSGRVGVARTFLVSAAPQGATATPLTLLLPLVAGRDGSADGLAQAVRDRLAALVAGSGADPRVAWALDPALTAGADAAPAGAQTPGPGDPATAQATGQTTEQTTEQATDDSTRTLSDWRDDLVAAAAGRVVLGLPFGDPDLAALDRSADGTDLLDRATRAADGALDGLTGALVRTDVAWPADEAADEDLLALCLGGGASTVVLDDECLPPDADLTYTPAGRARVDVLDTSVEVLVADRTLSSVLADADDPDQVVLVRQRLIAEAATTTLQRPSDPRGQLLVAPRSFAPAAGDLAALVGDVESSGWAAWQPLTDLLDTPVPGVERSAPQVPAATARAALPAAHVAGVAGALAAVDDFATALPGSGLDAGLLSRQHAALVLLGVSWRGHVGELPTARARLASAVEALTAGVSIAAGSVRNLAAERSELPITVVNELDVPVQVDLVLRPRTARVQLDAVPRQTVAARSQARVAVPVRALANGSVVVEAQLRTPAGSAIGRPVEIRLNVRADVEGWISGVVGGGAAALLVVGLVRAFRRGRRRVDEAEHALVGGPASGSAPSGAPSGSAPTDAPSGSGEPAK
- a CDS encoding NUDIX hydrolase, with product MVKPAREPRRRLPTVQETSSGGLVVDLSTGVPRAAVICRLNRAGRAEWCLPKGHLEGEETLEQAAVREIEEETGIRGEVVETLGSIDYWFSADGRRIHKVVHLFLLKAVGGSLTVENDPDAEAVDVEWIPFSDLGERLAFPNERRAATAATLRLGELA
- a CDS encoding CCA tRNA nucleotidyltransferase — its product is MAGLYPVLHEESHQARPADPGAALERALDEARARAVAALEPVMPLLVDLGRVFETAGFELSLVGGPVRDAFLGRRSSDLDFTTDARPDDTVALLRAWGDAYWEIGRDFGTIGARKKDLVVEVTTYRSESYDAASRKPEVSYGDDLVGDLSRRDFTVNAMALRLPSLDFADPHDGLKDLAAGLLRTPGTAEQSFSDDPLRMMRAARFAAQLGLRVAPEITEAMTAMADRIAIVSAERVRVELEKLLVAPDPVAGLRILVETGLAQHVLPELPALQLEIDEHHRHKDVYEHSLTVLEQAMALETDGPDLLLRLAALLHDIGKPRTRRFEEGGGVSFHHHEVVGAKMVAKRLKALRFDNDTVKAVARLTELHLRFHGYGDGEWTDSAVRRYVTDAGPLLPRLHRLTRSDCTTRNVRKARRLSAAYDDLEARIERLREQEELDAVRPDLDGNQIMALLGIGPSRVVGRAYQHLLGLRMDRGPLGAQEAEAELRAWWAQQPESAQAPGTPGSPQG
- a CDS encoding ATP-binding protein, translated to MRTVSLRRRVVAVATAVLAALLLAVGVFVDADLGSRLRGDARARLSSLAELGVQLDGTVDDQTLVDRLATAGARAELESGDGTVVGTPGPAGGPPGPAGGPGRAPAAGPGAAVVQDGELLRTRRTLAGDRVLVLTTSLRPVEDALAQFRRSMLLGALTGLLLAVVASWVLLGRALAPLDTMTATARSIADGDRGRRLDPDRADTELGRTAAAFDRMIDSLEGAEERATRSRDRMQRFLSDVAHDLRTPLAAVTAAAERLLLDTGEGPDRRRREEAAVRIVREARRAAQLVTDLLSVSRLEELQPRTVRTGLAPLVRAAVGEAGPLGRGVSVRTPSADGAADGADGAVEVVADPDHVRRVLVNLLSNAWRAAPAGPVVVTVDRSAGWGRVVVADGGPGIAVADRERVFDRLVRLDPARAGDGGAGLGLSISRGLARSGGGDLRCVDPADPDLPPDLPGGAVLVLTLPRA
- a CDS encoding response regulator; amino-acid sequence: MPTAAVRVLLVEDDPLIAESVAEALTGTGMVVRARPDGRDLDEVVERFRPDIAVLDVMLPGEDGTSLARRVCVPRDVPVVFVTARDDVDDRLSGFAAGADDYVVKPFAVEELLVRLRAVLRRSGRTPQVVEVADLVVDESASLALRGGVALDLTATEFRLLAQLVRHRGRTLSKLQLLTQVWGYEHYDQNLVEVHVSALRRKLEEHGPRLVHTVRGLGYVLRVPTASPTASPTASAGGHGDGDGDGDG